One window of Cohnella hashimotonis genomic DNA carries:
- a CDS encoding mandelate racemase/muconate lactonizing enzyme family protein: MKITAIHTKMIKIPFHKGEKWSGGTRYSAPSLIVQIETDEGLIGIGESVGPTIPVIQTVVDKEFAPFLIGRDPMELESILHRLEEYCVNWKQIGYYGMAGVEMALLDLRGKILNTPVYNLLGGKVKQEVAFSGYIFIDKPENNAEEARRFAAAGYSELKLKVGRDIDLDTQRVKAVREAVGPKMKIRIDANQNWSVPTAIKAIRKMEKYDLQMVEQPTRYDDVDGMAAVARAVDVPIIADEGCATYEDALRLIDKRACACFLVYPSEAGGILKAKQIVDLANHAGIWCVTGSWAETGIGTLGNVHMVASSRNFPFANDTHLKFMKGDLLREELVFNNGAIAVPDRPGFGIDLDITKLDRFGENFEREMVFYDPQDPQFQPRIGQLL; this comes from the coding sequence ATGAAAATAACGGCGATCCATACCAAAATGATTAAAATTCCGTTCCACAAAGGCGAGAAATGGTCAGGCGGCACCCGGTACAGCGCGCCTTCGCTGATCGTGCAGATCGAGACGGACGAAGGCCTGATCGGCATCGGCGAGTCTGTCGGACCTACCATCCCGGTCATCCAGACCGTCGTGGACAAGGAATTCGCCCCGTTCCTCATCGGGCGCGATCCGATGGAGCTGGAGTCCATCCTTCACCGCCTGGAGGAGTATTGCGTCAACTGGAAGCAAATCGGCTACTACGGCATGGCCGGCGTGGAGATGGCGCTGCTCGATCTGCGCGGCAAAATCCTGAACACGCCGGTCTATAACCTGCTCGGCGGCAAGGTGAAGCAGGAGGTCGCCTTCTCCGGTTATATTTTCATCGACAAGCCGGAAAACAATGCCGAGGAAGCGCGCAGGTTCGCCGCTGCGGGCTATTCCGAATTGAAGCTGAAGGTCGGACGCGACATCGACCTGGATACGCAGCGCGTGAAGGCCGTGCGGGAAGCGGTCGGACCGAAGATGAAAATCCGCATCGACGCGAACCAGAACTGGAGCGTGCCGACCGCGATCAAGGCGATCCGCAAGATGGAGAAGTACGATTTGCAGATGGTGGAGCAGCCGACGCGTTATGACGACGTGGACGGCATGGCCGCCGTCGCCCGCGCCGTCGACGTGCCGATCATCGCAGACGAAGGCTGCGCCACCTACGAGGATGCGCTGCGATTGATCGACAAGCGTGCTTGCGCATGCTTTCTGGTGTACCCGTCCGAAGCCGGCGGCATCCTGAAGGCCAAGCAGATCGTCGATCTGGCCAACCACGCGGGCATCTGGTGCGTGACGGGCAGTTGGGCCGAGACCGGCATCGGCACGCTCGGCAACGTACACATGGTCGCTTCTTCGCGGAACTTCCCGTTCGCGAACGACACGCATCTGAAGTTCATGAAGGGCGATCTGCTTCGCGAGGAGCTCGTCTTCAACAACGGCGCCATCGCCGTGCCGGACCGTCCGGGCTTCGGCATCGATCTGGACATCACGAAGCTCGACCGCTTCGGCGAGAACTTCGAACGGGAAATGGTGTTCTACGATCCGCAGGATCCGCAGTTCCAGCCGCGCATCGGGCAGCTTTTGTAA
- a CDS encoding zinc-dependent alcohol dehydrogenase, giving the protein MQKKVWQWTGLNEVTSTTAERGQPGTGEAEIRIVSIGICGTDLHIMSGHAGFGVPPLPLGHELAGVVERIGPGVDGWQPGDRVCIDPLIGCGVCRECLAGSKHRCAQSGEIGLHYPGGWQEYLVAPAANLYRLPDAVSFEEATQAETLHCCLGGIDKLDIRLGCHAAVIGDGPTGLYYVQLLKAAGASKVTLFGMRDGRLELGRRLGADVTVNLRSPDAAAAEPEAAETQDIAIDAAGNEASLKLCIDLLKRGGQLLLFGLPGHPILADIQAVVLKELTLSGSTNAPQVWPRVLELMASGSVQVKPLLSQRYPFEELDLAIAFARNEPDEAVKIIVSHS; this is encoded by the coding sequence ATGCAAAAAAAGGTATGGCAGTGGACGGGCTTGAACGAAGTGACGTCAACGACGGCCGAGCGCGGGCAGCCGGGCACGGGCGAAGCGGAGATCCGCATCGTGTCGATCGGCATTTGCGGTACCGACCTCCATATCATGAGCGGCCACGCCGGCTTCGGCGTGCCGCCGCTTCCGCTCGGCCATGAGCTCGCCGGCGTCGTAGAGCGGATCGGTCCGGGCGTGGACGGGTGGCAGCCGGGGGATCGCGTGTGCATCGATCCGCTGATCGGCTGCGGCGTCTGCCGCGAATGCCTGGCCGGCAGCAAGCACCGCTGCGCGCAGTCCGGCGAGATCGGGCTGCACTACCCAGGGGGCTGGCAGGAATATCTGGTCGCGCCGGCGGCGAATCTGTACCGGCTGCCGGATGCCGTCAGCTTCGAGGAGGCGACGCAAGCCGAGACGCTGCACTGCTGTCTGGGCGGCATCGATAAACTCGATATACGCTTGGGGTGCCATGCCGCCGTGATCGGGGACGGCCCGACAGGCTTATATTACGTGCAGCTGCTAAAAGCGGCCGGCGCGAGCAAGGTTACGCTGTTCGGCATGCGGGACGGCCGGCTTGAACTGGGGCGCAGGCTCGGCGCGGACGTCACGGTCAACTTGCGTTCGCCCGATGCGGCAGCGGCTGAACCGGAGGCGGCGGAGACGCAGGATATCGCGATCGACGCGGCGGGCAACGAAGCGTCGCTCAAGCTCTGCATCGACCTGTTGAAGCGGGGCGGTCAGCTGCTGCTGTTCGGGCTGCCCGGCCATCCGATCCTGGCGGACATTCAAGCGGTCGTACTGAAGGAATTGACGCTGTCGGGCTCGACCAACGCGCCGCAGGTATGGCCGCGCGTGCTAGAACTGATGGCTTCCGGCAGCGTGCAGGTGAAGCCGCTCCTTTCGCAGCGTTATCCGTTCGAGGAATTGGACCTGGCGATCGCATTCGCCCGGAACGAACCGGATGAAGCGGTTAAAATTATCGTCAGCCATTCATAA
- a CDS encoding PIG-L deacetylase family protein — translation MNVLAIGAHPDDIEVFCAGTLLKYKQQGHDIFIALTTSGNIGSNEYDSREEIAQVREQEQLEAATLLGAEVKFLRFDDQGLQDTPETRRAVINAIRWANPDVILVNYPGDPSTDHAITGKIVSEVILSIPGKLIPADEPPIAKNPSLFYYGTPVGIGFEPEVYVDITDVFETKKEALAMHRSQYAWMDVYQTHGLIDILDITDKFRGLQAGFVYAEGFRAFRIHGYMPNFKLLP, via the coding sequence ATGAACGTATTGGCGATCGGCGCGCATCCGGACGATATCGAGGTATTTTGCGCAGGAACGCTGCTGAAGTACAAGCAGCAAGGACACGACATTTTCATTGCGCTGACGACAAGCGGGAACATCGGGTCCAACGAGTACGACAGCCGGGAAGAGATCGCGCAGGTGAGGGAGCAGGAACAACTGGAGGCGGCCACGCTCCTCGGAGCCGAAGTGAAGTTCCTCCGGTTCGACGACCAGGGCCTGCAGGACACGCCGGAGACAAGGCGAGCCGTCATCAACGCGATTCGCTGGGCAAATCCGGACGTGATCCTGGTCAATTATCCCGGAGATCCGAGTACGGATCACGCCATCACCGGGAAAATCGTGAGCGAAGTCATCCTGTCGATTCCCGGCAAGCTGATACCTGCCGACGAGCCGCCGATCGCCAAAAATCCTTCGCTCTTTTATTACGGAACGCCGGTCGGCATCGGCTTTGAGCCGGAAGTTTACGTGGACATTACCGACGTGTTCGAGACGAAAAAAGAAGCGTTGGCGATGCACAGGAGCCAATATGCCTGGATGGACGTGTATCAAACCCACGGCTTGATCGACATCCTGGACATCACCGACAAGTTCAGAGGGCTGCAAGCGGGATTCGTTTATGCCGAAGGCTTTAGAGCTTTCCGGATTCACGGCTATATGCCGAACTTCAAATTACTTCCGTAA
- a CDS encoding carbohydrate ABC transporter permease, whose translation MQLLKRWRLTPSRAILEILMIAVALCYLIPIWMVFSNSLKDSTGAGLMGLSLPSKPVWDNYAIVFRESDILRGLYNGLLLGLITVVSNVVVASMCSFYLARIKRKISTFFYNYFIAGLIVPGSIIPIYLEMRILHLNNTYIGLVMLFVTATLPFGIFLFTGFIKTIPREIDEAAIIDGSNPYQLYFRIVFPLLKPVTITVSIFVFIAVWNNVAYYLYFSKSTQYPLPLSIYSFFGKYSQSWNLVFADILVGIIPCLILFMFAQKYMVSGITAGAVKG comes from the coding sequence ATGCAGCTGCTTAAGAGATGGAGGCTTACGCCGTCCAGGGCCATCCTGGAAATATTGATGATCGCCGTCGCCCTTTGTTACCTGATTCCCATCTGGATGGTGTTTTCCAACTCGCTTAAGGATTCGACGGGCGCGGGCCTCATGGGTTTGTCGCTGCCGTCCAAGCCGGTATGGGACAATTACGCGATCGTATTCAGAGAGTCCGATATCTTAAGAGGCTTGTATAACGGCCTGCTGCTCGGCTTGATCACGGTCGTATCCAATGTTGTCGTCGCTTCGATGTGCTCTTTTTACCTGGCCAGAATCAAGCGAAAGATTTCGACCTTCTTTTACAACTATTTTATCGCCGGCCTGATCGTTCCGGGCTCGATCATTCCGATCTACCTGGAAATGCGCATTCTTCACCTGAACAATACGTATATTGGTCTGGTCATGCTCTTCGTTACAGCCACGCTCCCTTTCGGTATTTTCCTGTTCACCGGGTTCATCAAGACGATTCCCCGCGAGATCGACGAAGCTGCGATTATCGACGGAAGCAATCCGTACCAGCTGTATTTCCGGATCGTCTTCCCGCTATTGAAGCCCGTAACGATTACGGTATCGATTTTCGTTTTTATCGCCGTTTGGAACAACGTTGCCTACTATCTGTACTTCTCCAAATCGACGCAATACCCGTTGCCGCTCAGCATCTACTCCTTCTTCGGGAAGTACAGCCAGAGCTGGAACCTGGTGTTCGCGGACATTCTGGTGGGCATCATTCCTTGTTTGATCCTGTTCATGTTCGCGCAGAAGTACATGGTGTCCGGCATTACCGCCGGCGCCGTCAAAGGCTAG
- a CDS encoding carbohydrate ABC transporter permease, producing MVPKMILKNYPILFIVPAVILYTVFSVVPSFVGLAAAFTDWSTFYLLKPTYVGLQNFKDLFESSGFLGAIRHTLLYTVLHTVFVIALGYGLAIILNNQVKFKNAYRVIIFSPVVINPLVISLVFSALYNPTYGPINTFLRKVGLGSLAQNWLTEPKIALYSVIIMGIWVGLGSTVVIFLAGLQSVSADFYESATIDGAGGFKKFRYITLPLTMHALTINTLLVLISGLNVFGEVYGLTNGGPNGATEVFGTFIFANFSQGMYGYAAAAGLVFTVVVSISSFTLLGLFKKMEVEY from the coding sequence ATGGTTCCCAAAATGATCTTGAAAAATTACCCGATTCTTTTTATCGTCCCCGCAGTCATCCTCTATACGGTGTTTTCGGTCGTTCCGAGCTTTGTCGGTCTGGCAGCTGCATTTACGGATTGGTCGACGTTTTACCTATTGAAGCCGACGTACGTCGGACTGCAAAATTTCAAGGATTTGTTCGAATCGTCCGGGTTTCTCGGCGCAATCAGACACACCTTATTGTACACCGTGCTGCATACTGTTTTCGTCATTGCGCTCGGTTATGGCCTTGCCATCATTCTGAATAATCAGGTGAAGTTCAAAAATGCGTATCGGGTCATCATCTTCTCCCCGGTCGTCATCAATCCGCTCGTCATCTCCCTGGTATTCAGTGCTCTCTATAATCCCACCTACGGACCGATCAACACGTTCCTCCGGAAGGTCGGGCTCGGATCGCTCGCTCAAAACTGGCTGACGGAGCCGAAAATTGCGCTGTACTCCGTCATTATCATGGGCATCTGGGTCGGCTTGGGCTCGACGGTCGTGATTTTCCTCGCGGGTCTGCAATCCGTGTCCGCGGACTTCTACGAATCGGCTACGATCGACGGCGCAGGCGGGTTCAAAAAGTTCCGCTACATTACGCTGCCCTTGACGATGCATGCATTGACGATCAATACCTTGCTCGTGCTCATTTCCGGCTTGAACGTGTTCGGCGAAGTATACGGCTTGACCAACGGCGGACCGAACGGAGCGACCGAGGTGTTCGGCACATTCATCTTCGCCAACTTCTCGCAGGGCATGTACGGTTACGCCGCGGCGGCCGGTCTTGTATTCACGGTTGTGGTTAGTATCTCCAGCTTCACGCTTCTTGGCTTGTTTAAGAAAATGGAGGTCGAATACTAA
- a CDS encoding ABC transporter substrate-binding protein, translated as MANKRKLSVSLGLILALSTTLAACGGNNNNNAAGESAAPSGSAPASSAAASESAAPAKDPVELTFMGPTSWMAGSGVQDMLKAYEAATGNKIKQEVVPDDQYLNVMKTKMSTNDAPDLLFHNKGFNYIPANFLEPITGPILDRIDPTVAAVTTIDGKFYQAPVAPHSFYGVIYNTEVFDKAGIKVPLKTYQEFIAAADKLLAMGVTPLGLAGKSTWTANQPYLVGGAYVFAKNPDLAKQISTNKIKPADSPEYLEMINRYVSLKKYIAKDYLSSDQPIIQKGLLDGTIAMEFYPDVTYGDFEKEDKAKAEKLGYMPFTLGDDYIAATFPPTDEAAMSIPVNAKHKAEANDFINFATQKDNFILLNTKDGTPGSGISPYKDFTVGLNHFQQSMADMIAANNIPAAPFLLGYLDPNFQLGDFNKHVNDMMAGKAPAQALDDWYKDYAKVNKAAKTEGF; from the coding sequence ATGGCAAACAAAAGAAAGTTATCGGTCTCACTTGGTCTCATTCTGGCGTTATCCACCACACTGGCGGCATGCGGAGGAAACAACAATAACAACGCGGCGGGAGAAAGCGCTGCTCCAAGCGGCTCTGCGCCGGCCAGCTCGGCTGCGGCATCGGAATCGGCGGCGCCGGCCAAAGATCCCGTCGAATTGACGTTCATGGGCCCGACCTCCTGGATGGCCGGCTCCGGCGTTCAAGATATGCTCAAAGCGTACGAAGCCGCTACCGGCAACAAGATCAAGCAGGAAGTCGTGCCGGACGATCAATACCTCAACGTCATGAAGACCAAGATGTCTACGAACGACGCGCCGGACCTGCTGTTCCACAATAAAGGCTTCAACTACATCCCGGCCAACTTCCTGGAGCCGATCACGGGACCGATCCTCGATCGCATCGACCCGACAGTCGCGGCAGTCACGACGATCGACGGCAAGTTCTATCAAGCGCCGGTCGCGCCGCACAGCTTCTATGGCGTCATTTATAACACGGAAGTATTCGACAAGGCCGGCATCAAGGTGCCGCTGAAGACGTATCAAGAGTTCATCGCCGCAGCCGACAAGCTGCTCGCGATGGGCGTCACCCCGCTCGGTCTCGCAGGCAAATCGACCTGGACGGCCAACCAGCCTTACCTCGTCGGCGGCGCGTACGTATTTGCCAAAAATCCGGACCTTGCGAAGCAAATCTCGACGAACAAGATCAAGCCGGCCGATTCTCCCGAATACCTTGAGATGATTAACCGGTACGTGAGCTTGAAGAAGTACATCGCGAAGGATTATCTGTCCTCCGATCAGCCGATCATCCAGAAGGGACTGCTCGACGGCACGATCGCCATGGAGTTTTATCCGGACGTCACCTACGGCGACTTCGAAAAGGAAGACAAGGCCAAGGCGGAAAAGCTCGGCTACATGCCGTTCACGCTCGGCGACGATTATATCGCCGCTACGTTCCCGCCGACGGACGAAGCCGCAATGTCGATTCCGGTCAACGCGAAGCATAAGGCCGAAGCGAACGACTTCATCAATTTTGCGACGCAAAAGGACAACTTCATTTTGCTGAACACCAAAGACGGCACGCCTGGATCGGGCATCTCCCCGTACAAGGACTTCACGGTCGGCCTCAATCACTTTCAGCAATCGATGGCCGACATGATCGCCGCGAACAACATTCCGGCCGCGCCGTTCCTGCTCGGATACCTCGATCCGAACTTCCAGCTGGGCGACTTCAACAAGCACGTCAACGACATGATGGCGGGCAAGGCGCCGGCGCAAGCGCTTGACGATTGGTACAAGGATTACGCCAAGGTGAACAAAGCCGCCAAAACAGAAGGTTTCTAA
- a CDS encoding alpha-L-rhamnosidase — translation MSDKLKLYELKTDNTVNPLGIGSTQPLFGWKLASDRRGERQTAYRIVVDRDEERLGREAGECWDSGKVESDETLQLHYAGKPLESGSRYYWKAMAWDKDGRASEWSAPAWFETGLLRPEEWTAEWIGGDTGPDPLTGAKWAWHALDLSSNNSDDISSDNAADNSAESSTDNPAGETSADPAADSPVNSAAGESPRLVHFRKSFRVPAGRTVRYALFHGTGGSRFTVFVNGSTIAKLNTRWKQDWTSPFVYIDFTAKLRDGDNVLSWIVEHTESGEAGIIGKFELGYDDGTVETILTDETWRVSAGADATDATAPAWKLADHDDAAWAPSRTIASYGDAPWGVVRRRGSAPLLRKEFRAKRAVKSARLHVACLGYFEAHLNGKRLGDGLLQPDYTQFPKRTYAITFDGTELLSEGPNCLAFELGRGHYAYGKDWIGDNFSRPDPATGTIEPKVLAQLRIEYADGTNETIATDGSWRTADGPTVDDNIWYGDKYDARLERAGWQLAGYEDGDWTAAHTMLPYDGSVESAFVPPIRVVETIPCAYLSSPAPNVYVYDAGLITAGWARLTVQAPRGTSVKLIYGEIQRENGSLDIWKEGYDHQFWENPQEDVYIAGGDGIETWEPKFSYKGFRYIQIESAVKPVSVEARVFHNDLTTIGAFDSSNDLLNRIHQAMKNTLLNNFHSIPTDTPFHEKRGWTGDGQAIADCASMNFDMSAFFAKWTQDIADSQQPGGEVAHTCPGPFLYLTPTPAWMSAFLIVPWTLYEYYGDKETLRKHYDGMKRYMQYELDRLKDGLSSDESYADWAVPGPFIGPEGGTLLATAYVCYSCTLMSQIAAVLGKPEDAAYFADAQARLAEATNEKLYDREGAEYHTEIEAGYRQTSNVLPVAFGIAPEGEIDRVVERLARDIMESKDGHLDTGCFGTKYLAPVLTEHGRGDVAYTLATKETFPSWGYCLAEGGTSFWEAWESKTRSYDHYFLGTIDDWFFKHLAGIKTMPGGYKTSVIKPYILGDMTFASATIETVRGRLGSSWQTTAEGLVHEVTVPVNTSALVYVPKAGSGKLTENGQDAEAADGVRIVGEDERYWQLEVGSGTYRFACG, via the coding sequence ATGAGCGACAAGCTGAAGCTTTACGAATTAAAGACAGATAATACCGTTAATCCGCTCGGGATCGGCAGCACGCAGCCTTTGTTCGGCTGGAAGCTGGCATCTGACCGGCGCGGCGAGCGGCAGACCGCGTACCGGATCGTCGTCGATCGCGACGAGGAGCGGCTCGGCCGCGAAGCGGGCGAATGCTGGGACAGCGGCAAGGTTGAATCCGACGAAACGCTGCAGCTTCACTATGCGGGCAAGCCGCTGGAATCGGGAAGCCGGTATTACTGGAAGGCGATGGCCTGGGACAAAGACGGCCGGGCTTCCGAATGGAGCGCTCCCGCGTGGTTCGAGACGGGACTGCTGCGGCCTGAAGAGTGGACGGCCGAGTGGATCGGCGGCGATACGGGACCCGATCCGCTGACGGGAGCGAAGTGGGCGTGGCATGCTCTAGACCTTTCGTCGAACAACTCGGACGATATCTCTTCGGACAATGCTGCGGACAACTCGGCAGAGAGTTCTACGGACAACCCTGCCGGCGAGACCTCCGCCGACCCTGCCGCCGATAGTCCGGTTAACAGTGCCGCCGGCGAATCCCCCCGCCTCGTCCATTTCCGCAAATCCTTCCGGGTGCCGGCGGGCCGGACGGTTCGCTATGCCTTGTTCCATGGCACGGGCGGATCGCGGTTCACCGTCTTCGTGAACGGGAGCACGATCGCGAAGCTCAATACGCGCTGGAAGCAGGATTGGACGTCCCCGTTCGTCTATATCGACTTTACCGCCAAGCTGAGAGACGGAGACAACGTCCTGTCATGGATCGTAGAGCATACCGAGTCGGGCGAGGCGGGGATTATCGGCAAGTTCGAGCTCGGCTATGACGACGGCACGGTCGAGACGATCCTGACGGACGAGACGTGGCGCGTGTCGGCCGGGGCGGATGCGACGGATGCGACGGCGCCGGCCTGGAAGCTTGCCGATCACGACGATGCCGCCTGGGCGCCGTCGCGGACGATCGCGTCTTACGGCGACGCGCCGTGGGGCGTCGTTCGCCGCAGAGGCTCCGCGCCGCTGCTTCGCAAAGAATTCCGGGCGAAGCGGGCGGTGAAGTCCGCCAGGCTGCATGTCGCCTGCCTGGGCTACTTCGAAGCGCATCTGAACGGTAAGCGGCTCGGGGACGGGCTGCTGCAGCCGGATTATACGCAATTCCCCAAGCGTACGTACGCGATTACGTTCGACGGCACGGAGCTGCTGAGCGAAGGGCCGAACTGTCTCGCTTTTGAGCTCGGACGCGGTCATTACGCCTACGGCAAAGACTGGATCGGCGACAACTTCAGCCGTCCCGATCCCGCCACGGGCACGATCGAACCGAAGGTACTGGCGCAGCTGCGGATCGAATACGCGGACGGCACGAACGAGACGATCGCAACCGACGGCTCATGGCGGACGGCGGACGGTCCGACGGTGGACGACAACATCTGGTACGGCGACAAGTACGACGCCAGGCTGGAACGCGCAGGCTGGCAGCTTGCGGGCTACGAGGACGGCGACTGGACGGCCGCCCATACGATGCTGCCGTACGACGGCAGCGTCGAGTCCGCCTTCGTCCCCCCGATTCGCGTCGTAGAGACCATTCCGTGCGCGTACCTGTCGAGTCCGGCCCCGAACGTCTACGTCTACGATGCCGGCCTCATCACGGCGGGCTGGGCCAGGCTGACGGTGCAGGCGCCCAGAGGCACGAGCGTGAAGCTTATCTACGGAGAGATTCAACGCGAGAATGGCTCGCTCGATATATGGAAGGAAGGCTACGACCATCAGTTCTGGGAAAATCCGCAGGAGGACGTGTACATCGCGGGCGGCGACGGCATCGAGACCTGGGAGCCGAAGTTCAGCTACAAGGGCTTCCGCTACATCCAGATCGAGAGCGCCGTGAAGCCGGTGTCCGTCGAAGCCCGCGTTTTCCATAACGATCTCACGACAATCGGCGCCTTCGACAGCTCGAACGACTTGTTGAACCGCATTCATCAGGCCATGAAAAATACGCTGCTCAACAACTTCCACAGCATTCCGACGGATACCCCGTTCCACGAGAAAAGAGGCTGGACGGGCGACGGGCAAGCGATTGCGGATTGCGCTTCGATGAACTTCGATATGTCCGCCTTTTTCGCCAAGTGGACGCAGGACATCGCCGATTCGCAGCAGCCGGGAGGCGAAGTCGCCCATACCTGCCCCGGACCGTTCCTGTACCTGACGCCGACGCCTGCCTGGATGAGCGCCTTCCTCATCGTGCCTTGGACGCTGTACGAATATTACGGGGACAAGGAGACGCTGCGCAAGCATTACGACGGCATGAAGCGTTACATGCAGTACGAGCTGGACAGGCTGAAGGACGGCTTAAGCTCGGACGAGAGCTATGCGGATTGGGCCGTGCCGGGTCCGTTCATCGGCCCTGAGGGCGGCACGCTGTTGGCGACGGCATACGTCTGCTACAGCTGTACGCTGATGTCGCAAATCGCCGCCGTGCTGGGCAAGCCGGAGGACGCCGCTTATTTCGCGGACGCGCAGGCACGGCTGGCTGAAGCGACAAACGAGAAGTTATACGATCGCGAAGGCGCCGAGTACCACACGGAGATCGAGGCCGGCTACCGGCAGACGTCCAACGTGCTTCCGGTGGCATTCGGCATCGCGCCGGAGGGCGAGATCGATCGCGTCGTCGAACGCCTGGCGCGCGACATTATGGAGAGCAAGGACGGACATCTGGACACGGGCTGCTTCGGCACGAAGTATCTGGCGCCGGTGCTCACCGAGCACGGCCGGGGCGATGTCGCTTATACGCTCGCGACGAAGGAGACGTTCCCGAGCTGGGGCTATTGCCTGGCGGAAGGCGGCACCTCCTTCTGGGAAGCGTGGGAGTCGAAGACGCGGTCCTACGACCATTATTTCCTCGGCACGATCGACGATTGGTTCTTCAAGCATCTCGCAGGCATCAAGACGATGCCAGGCGGCTATAAGACGAGCGTCATCAAGCCGTATATATTGGGCGATATGACGTTCGCGAGCGCCACGATCGAGACGGTCCGGGGACGGCTCGGATCGTCGTGGCAAACCACCGCGGAGGGGCTTGTCCACGAAGTAACGGTGCCCGTCAATACGTCGGCTCTCGTCTACGTACCCAAGGCGGGGAGCGGGAAGCTGACGGAAAACGGCCAAGACGCGGAGGCGGCAGATGGCGTCCGGATCGTCGGCGAAGACGAGCGCTATTGGCAGCTGGAGGTCGGATCGGGCACTTACCGTTTTGCGTGCGGCTGA
- a CDS encoding phytanoyl-CoA dioxygenase family protein, whose translation MLNASRLAEFERNGFIKGDVVLSDAEVERLREELDCVMAGESVKKPVLNHNMREEEADNLYKGMKKSVSDKVVQIVNIWMASDAYLQHAAHPVICEEIAQLCKTDTVRVWHDQIQYKPPITGGPTPWHQDHPLWPILQPADLVSAWVALDDAVIENGCMWMVPGSHKWGDQQKYLASTEDFKPYHKQPDLLPAEAVVEAVPFEIKKGQVGYHHSLTWHGSPHNKSELKRRAIAVHYMPGHTRYEPTSKHPMLPYVTVEKGELMEGEHFPIVYSTLYK comes from the coding sequence ATGTTGAACGCAAGCCGGTTGGCGGAATTCGAGAGGAACGGGTTTATAAAGGGAGATGTCGTGCTAAGCGATGCGGAGGTCGAACGCCTGCGGGAAGAATTGGACTGCGTGATGGCGGGCGAATCGGTGAAGAAGCCGGTCCTCAACCACAACATGCGCGAAGAGGAAGCTGACAATTTATATAAAGGGATGAAAAAAAGCGTCAGCGACAAGGTCGTGCAGATCGTCAATATCTGGATGGCCAGCGACGCCTACCTGCAGCATGCGGCCCATCCGGTCATATGCGAAGAGATCGCCCAGCTGTGCAAGACGGATACCGTACGCGTCTGGCACGACCAGATCCAGTACAAACCGCCGATCACGGGCGGGCCGACTCCCTGGCATCAGGATCATCCCCTGTGGCCGATCCTCCAGCCGGCGGACCTGGTGAGCGCGTGGGTGGCGCTCGACGACGCCGTTATCGAGAATGGCTGCATGTGGATGGTGCCCGGCAGCCATAAATGGGGAGATCAACAAAAGTATCTCGCGAGCACGGAGGACTTCAAGCCTTACCACAAGCAGCCCGACCTGCTGCCGGCCGAGGCGGTTGTCGAAGCCGTTCCCTTTGAGATCAAGAAAGGACAAGTGGGCTATCACCACAGCCTCACCTGGCATGGCAGCCCGCACAACAAGTCGGAGCTGAAGCGGCGCGCGATCGCAGTCCATTATATGCCCGGCCATACCAGGTACGAGCCGACCAGCAAGCATCCCATGCTTCCCTACGTGACGGTGGAAAAAGGCGAACTGATGGAGGGCGAGCACTTCCCGATCGTGTACAGCACGCTTTATAAATGA